A genomic window from Coccinella septempunctata chromosome 9, icCocSept1.1, whole genome shotgun sequence includes:
- the LOC123321021 gene encoding uncharacterized protein LOC123321021: MGFFEDMRNIHGQQLVVNLKEYNNNLHKISNLKNRRIFLLRCREQMITPTHLQGCIKRLDSMIEFKDARTGQQVKEFNSKLGRKILTFQIDITIKNLRFLDSRQSVLDNSISDILSEHTWNEFKRKTTSKVNRAFHRNKEANRRKFESLESTQRKTIVTQDKWLKNLTGLQLPSEVKTFLSLGPKFSLVPQIRDIPIIELLATVETYNTSRNNNECNIIRAKVTNVITNHLQQSKSTGLPYITRLENSTKRFLREHPDIIVTQSDKGGVTVLMEKEKYINLANQQLGDQEYYQQISKDPTSTIEQKLNKKVSELKQKNYITPEEAKELMTYDGLCPKYYGLVKIHKPELSLRPIISSIGSPTTRISQFLKYILYRAYNFNNTYYIKDSFDFTQSINNFKVPPGYRIVSLDVVSLFTNITIETTKKAIEYNWQRIEQQCQIPKKEFMELIELVFSSIYFAFDGKFYRQCIGTPMGSKLSQIIADYVIDELLDECIPQLTFIIPFCKKYVDDLILMIPEGKQDEILNVFNSFHPKIQFTIEEESNNCVPFLDTKVIREDETIKTDWHRKTTASGRYIHYTSYHPMKMKINLILNLKTRITTISHPTYLDKNLKTLAELMEQNGYPRSLVRRLVFNTPNHHMHEQQMENTNNERPPREPPREENQNRKKIIILPHIEGLTHKITKLLSDDNTFIAKYNVKTSKYLYSKLKDTTPKERRPNVVYKIPCNNCSGVYIGETKRTMNKRITSHKSDSRRNIQACALAQHENTTGHHMKFSDLEILDTETNSWKRKFIEMIRITQEPNAINHKKDIDNLSAIYANLVEIDKMSRNRNPIQMDTDTDRRT, translated from the coding sequence ATGGGTTTCTTTGAAGACATGAGGAATATCCACGGCCAACAGCTAGTAGTGAACCTAAAGGAATATAACAACAACCTACACAAaatttctaatttgaaaaacaggaGGATCTTTCTTTTACGCTGCAGAGAACAGATGATCACCCCCACACACCTACAAGGTTGCATCAAAAGACTGGACTCTATGATAGAATTCAAGGATGCCCGAACCGGACAACAGGTCAAAGAATTCAACAGCAAGTTAGGACGTAAAATACTCACATTTCAGATCGATATTACTATAAAAAACTTGAGATTCTTGGATAGTAGACAATCTGTGCTggataattcaatttcagacatTTTATCTGAGCACACTTGGAACGAATTCAAGAGAAAAACCACTAGTAAAGTTAATAGAGCTTTCCATCGCAATAAGGAAGCCAACAGGAGAAAATTTGAAAGCCTAGAAAGTACACAGAGAAAGACCATTGTGACACAAGATAAATGGTTGAAGAATCTCACCGGACTCCAACTACCCAGTGAAGTAAAAACCTTTTTGTCTTTGGGTCCGAAGTTCTCACTTGTACCACAAATCAGGGACATACCAATTATCGAACTTCTAGCAACAGTAGAAACCTACAACACCAGCAGGAACAATAACGAGTGCAACATCATAAGAGCCAAAGTAACCAACGTTATCACAAACCACCTACAACAATCGAAATCCACAGGATTACCCTACATTACTCGAttggaaaattcaacaaaacgcTTTCTTAGAGAACACCCAGACATCATAGTCACTCAATCAGACAAGGGTGGAGTTACCGTACTGATGGAGAAAGAAAAATACATAAACCTAGCAAACCAACAACTCGGAGACCAAGAGTACTACCAGCAAATTTCTAAAGATCCTACGAGTACAATCGAACAAAAATTAAACAAGAAAGTCAGCGAGTTGAAACAAAAGAACTACATCACCCCTGAAGAAGCAAAAGAGTTGATGACCTACGACGGCTTATGCCCCAAATATTATGGCTTAGTCAAAATTCACAAACCTGAGCTATCCCTGAGACCAATTATTTCATCGATTGGCAGCCCAACAACCAGGATATCACAATTCCTGAAATATATTCTCTATAGAGCATACAATTTCAACAATACATACTACATTAAGGACTCATTCGACTTCACACAGTCTATTAACAATTTCAAAGTACCACCAGGTTATAGGATTGTAAGCCTAGACGTCGTATCACTTTTCACCAATATTACGATCGAAACAACAAAAAAGGCCATCGAATATAACTGGCAAAGAATAGAACAACAGTGTCAAATTCCAAAGAAAGAATTTATGGAGCTGATCGAGTTAGTGTTTAGTTCAATATATTTTGCATTTGATGGAAAATTCTACAGGCAGTGCATAGGTACACCAATGGGCTCAAAATTATCACAAATAATAGCTGACTATGTCATAGATGAACTTCTAGATGAGTGTATACCCCAGTTGACGTTCATAATACCTTTTTGCAAAAAATACGTCGACGACCTCATCCTCATGATACCCGAAGGAAAACAAGATGAGATCCTCAACGTTTTCAACAGTTTCCATCCAAAGATTCAATTTACCATTGAAGAAGAATCCAATAACTGTGTTCCATTCTTGGACACAAAAGTGATCAGAGAAGATGAAACAATTAAAACCGATTGGCACAGAAAGACAACAGCTTCAGGCAGATATATACATTACACCTCATACCACCCgatgaaaatgaagattaaCCTTATCCTAAACCTGAAGACCAGGATCACAACGATCTCACACCCGACATACCTTGACAAAAACCTGAAGACCTTGGCAGAGTTGATGGAACAGAATGGTTACCCCAGATCCTTGGTAAGAAGATTAGTCTTCAACACCCCCAACCATCACATGCATGAAcaacaaatggaaaatacaaataacGAGCGACCACCAAGAGAACCACCAAGAGAAGAAAATCAAAACAGAAAAAAGATAATAATACTACCCCATATAGAAGGATTAACACACAAGATAACAAAACTATTGAGCGACGACAATACCTTCATAGCAAAATACAATGTAAAAACATCTAAATACCTGTACAGTAAACTCAAAGATACAACACCCAAAGAGAGAAGACCCAACGTTGTCTACAAGATACCGTGCAACAATTGCAGCGGAGTATACATCGGAGAAACGAAGAGAACGATGAATAAAAGGATCACATCACACAAGAGTGATTCTAGAAGGAACATCCAAGCCTGCGCACTAGCTCAACACGAAAACACGACTGGACACCACATGAAATTTTCTGACTTAGAGATCCTAGATACAGAAACTAACAGTTGGAAGAGAAAATTTATAGAGATGATCAGGATAACCCAAGAACCTAACGCAATCAACCACAAAAAAGACATTGATAACCTCAGCGCAATTTATGCGAACCTAGTCGAGATAGACAAAATGTCCAGAAACAGAAACCCCATACAGATGGATACAGATACGGATAGAAGAACCTAG